A window of Rhodospirillaceae bacterium genomic DNA:
GCCGTTCCGGCCCCCATCGCATCGTTCAAAGTCCGTGCGCCGGACCCGTCGAAGCTGTTGGAATTCTTAAGGTTTCAGGGCTTTAAGACCCTGGCCGCGCGGGTGGAAAGCCGCCTGGCCGTGGGCGATGGCCCAGGCCCCGGCGCGCCGGTTTCGCCGCAAGAAACGCCCCATGCTTACGAGCTTGTCCAGACGGCGCCGCGATTGCAGGCCTGGCTTGATGAAATCAGCGAAGCGGGCGTCGTCGCCTTTGATACGGAAACGACAAGCCTAAACGCCATGGCGGCGGAACTTGTCGGCTTTTCCCTGTCCGTTGCATCGGGCAAGGCCTGCTATGTCCCCCTTGCCCATTGTCGGTCGGATGCGGGCACGCTGGCCCTTGATGCGCCATCAGAAGAAAATTTTTCCCAGATCGATTTTGACGAGGCCATGGCTTTGCTAAAGCCGATGCTTGAGAACGAACATGTCCTGAAAATCGGCCAGAATCTGAAATACGACATGGTGGTGATGGCGCGCCATGGCATTTCCATCGCCCCCTTTGACGACACGATGCTGATGTCCTACGTCCTTGAGGGCGGCCTGCATGGCCATGGCATGGACGAACTGGCGCGCCTGCATCTGGGGATCGAGACGATCACGTACAAAGACGTTGTTGGCAGCGGCAAAAAGAAGCTTCGCTTTGATGCGGTGCCCCTTGCACCGGCCTGCGAATACGCCGCCGAAGACGCCGACGTGACGGGCCGGCTTTACCGCTTTCTAAAGCCCAGGCTGGCCCCGGCCCATGTCACAACGGTCTATGAAACGATCGAACGTCCCCTTGTGCCGGTCCTTGTTGCGATGGAACGCGTCGGTATTCTTCTCGACAAGGCGCAATTGCGAAAATTAAGCGCCGATTTCGCGGGCCGTATGGCTGCGCTGGAAGCAAAAATTCATGAGGCGGCCGGCCACCCGTTCAACGTCGCGTCGCCAAAGCAGCTTGGTGAAGTGCTGTTCGAGGAAATGGGTTTTGCGGGTGGCAAGAAGGGCAAGGCGGGGGCCTATGGCACCGGCGCGGACGTGCTGGATCGTCTGGCGGCTGAGGGCCATGGGTTTCCGGAACTTGTTCTGGAATGGCGGCAACTGGCCAAGCTGAAAAGCACCTATACCGACAGCCTGGCCGAGCAGATCAACCCCGAAACGGGCCGCGTGCATACGTCCTTTGCGATGGCGGTAACGTCAACGGGAAGGCTGTCTTCGTCGGACCCGAATTTGCAGAACATTCCCATTCGCACGGAAGAAGGCCGCAAAATCCGCAAGGCCTTCATTGCCAAAAAAGGAATGCGGCTTCTTTCCGCCGATTATTCACAGATTGAGCTGCGCCTGCTTGCGGAAATGGCAAACATCACGGCCCTGCGCGAGGCGTTTCAGGATGGGGTCGATGTGCACGCCCTGACCGCCTCCCAGGTCTTCGGCGTGCCGGTTGAAGGCATGGATCCGATGATCCGCCGCCAGGCAAAGGCGATCAATTTCGGCATCATTTATGGCATCAGCCCCTTTGGGTTGGCCCGCCAGCTTGGCATCGCCCAGGGGGAGGCGACGGCCTATATCGAAGCCTATTTCGCGCGCTACCCAGGCATTCGCGCCTATATGGAAGAAACAAAGGAATTTGCGCGGAGCCACGGCTTTGTCGAAACGCTTTTCGGGCGGCGCTGTTACGTCCCCGGCATTAAGGACAAGAACCCGGCGCGGCGCAATTTTTCCGAACGCGCGGCGATCAATGCGCCCCTTCAGGGGTCCGCCGCCGATTTAATCAAGCGGGCGATGATCCGCCTGGGCCCCGCACTTCAGGCCGCGTCGCTTTCCGCGCGCATGCTGTTGCAGGTCCATGATGAACTTATTTTAGAAGTACCCGAGGCTGAGGCCGAGGAAACGGCGCGCCTCGTCGCCGATGTAATGGAAACGGCGGCGGCGCCTGCCGTGACGATTTCCGTGCCGATTGTTGTTGAAACAAATTTTGCTTTGAACTGGGCCGAGGCCCATTAAAAAGCCGGCCCCAGGGGGGCCGGCTTTTCTTTCCGTCGCCTTCCGAAAAACCGTGAAAGACGGTTTGTTTTTTAGGCCGCGCGGATCGAGGCGGCTTTTACCTTGTCGTCCACATGTTCTTCGAACTGCTTGAAATTTTTCTCGAAACGTTGGGTCAGGTCGCGGGCCGTCGTGTCATAGTCCTGCTTGTCTGCCCAAGTATCCCGTGGATTTAGAACGCCATCGGGGACGTCCGGGCAGCTTTCCGGTACGGCCATGCCGAAGTTTGGATCCGTGGTCATGGGGGCTTTCGCCAGCCGGCCATCCAGGGCGGCATGAACCATGGCGCGCGTGTGCCCGATTGCCATCCGTTTGCCGACGCCATAGACGCCGCCGCTCCAGCCTGTGTTGACAAGCCAGCAATCGACCTTGTGTTTCGCGATCTTTTCGCGCAGCAACTCGGCGTAAACGGTCGGTTGGCGCGGCATGAAGGGCGCTCCGAAGCAGGCCGAGAAGGTGGCCTGAGGTTCGGCCCCGACGCCCTTTTCCGTGCCGGCGACGCGTGCCGTATAGCCGGACAGAAAATGATACATCGCCTGTTCCGGTGAAAGACGGCTGATTGGGGGCAACACCCCAAAGGCGTCCGCCGTCAGCATGATGATTGTTTTTGGATGCTTGCCGGTGCCCGTCTCGCTGGCATTGGGGATGAAGTCGATGGGGTAGGAGGCGCGCGTGTTTTCCGTCAGCGTCGCGTCGTCCAGGTCCAGGATCCGGCTGCCTTCGTTGAAGACAACGTTTTCCAGAATCGTGCCGAAACGCTGGGTGGTGGCAAAAATTTCCGGCTCGGCTTCCTGGCTCAGGCGAATGACTTTCGCATAGCAGCCGCCCTCGAAATTAAAAACGCCATTGTCCCCCCAGCCATGCTCGTCATCGCCGATAAGCGTGCGCGACGCATCTGCGGACAGGGTCGTCTTGCCGGTTCCGGAAAGGCCGAAGAAGATCGCTGAATCGCCTTCGGGCCCGATATTTGCTGAACAGTGCATCGGCAGGACGCCGCGTTCCGGCAGCAGATAGTTCAGGATGCTGAAGACGGATTTTTTGATTTCACCGGCATAGCTTGAACCGCCGATAAGGATCAGGCGTTTCGAGAAATCGACAACAACAAAAACGTCCGAATTCGTCCCATCGATCTCCGGCATGGCCTGAAAAGAGGGCGCGTGCAGGATGGTAAATTGCGGTGTGAAATTGCGTAGCGCATCCTCGGTCGGCTGAATAAACATGTTGCGAGCGAAAAGGTTGTGCCATGCCGTCTCCGTGACGACGCGCACATGCAACTGGAAGGTGGGGTCGGCCCCGGCATAACAATCCTGAACAAAGAGTTCGCGGCCCTCGAAATAGGCAAGCATGCGTGCATAGAGACCGTCGAATTGTGCCGGTTTCATAGGCCGGTTGACATTGCCCCAGTTGATGTTGGCT
This region includes:
- a CDS encoding DNA polymerase I encodes the protein MGAVPKHFFLVDGSGFIFRAYHALPPLTRSDGTPVGAVYGFIQMLMKLIDDTDADHIAIVFDSGRITFRNDIYPEYKANRSETPEDLIPQFALIREATAAFGLASVELQGFEADDLIATYARAAARDGAEVTIVSSDKDLMQLVDANITMFDAMRNRRIGPKEVKEKFGVAPDRVVEVQALAGDSSDNVPGVPGIGIKTAAELILKYGDVENLLAHADEIKQPVRRERLKANAEMARLSHRLVQLRDDVAVPAPIASFKVRAPDPSKLLEFLRFQGFKTLAARVESRLAVGDGPGPGAPVSPQETPHAYELVQTAPRLQAWLDEISEAGVVAFDTETTSLNAMAAELVGFSLSVASGKACYVPLAHCRSDAGTLALDAPSEENFSQIDFDEAMALLKPMLENEHVLKIGQNLKYDMVVMARHGISIAPFDDTMLMSYVLEGGLHGHGMDELARLHLGIETITYKDVVGSGKKKLRFDAVPLAPACEYAAEDADVTGRLYRFLKPRLAPAHVTTVYETIERPLVPVLVAMERVGILLDKAQLRKLSADFAGRMAALEAKIHEAAGHPFNVASPKQLGEVLFEEMGFAGGKKGKAGAYGTGADVLDRLAAEGHGFPELVLEWRQLAKLKSTYTDSLAEQINPETGRVHTSFAMAVTSTGRLSSSDPNLQNIPIRTEEGRKIRKAFIAKKGMRLLSADYSQIELRLLAEMANITALREAFQDGVDVHALTASQVFGVPVEGMDPMIRRQAKAINFGIIYGISPFGLARQLGIAQGEATAYIEAYFARYPGIRAYMEETKEFARSHGFVETLFGRRCYVPGIKDKNPARRNFSERAAINAPLQGSAADLIKRAMIRLGPALQAASLSARMLLQVHDELILEVPEAEAEETARLVADVMETAAAPAVTISVPIVVETNFALNWAEAH
- a CDS encoding phosphoenolpyruvate carboxykinase (ATP) produces the protein MQQTGPVQSSHGLEKHGIRNVSTAHWNHTTASLYEEAIRRGEGHLGHGGAFIAHTGIHTGRSPNDKFFTKEPGSEANINWGNVNRPMKPAQFDGLYARMLAYFEGRELFVQDCYAGADPTFQLHVRVVTETAWHNLFARNMFIQPTEDALRNFTPQFTILHAPSFQAMPEIDGTNSDVFVVVDFSKRLILIGGSSYAGEIKKSVFSILNYLLPERGVLPMHCSANIGPEGDSAIFFGLSGTGKTTLSADASRTLIGDDEHGWGDNGVFNFEGGCYAKVIRLSQEAEPEIFATTQRFGTILENVVFNEGSRILDLDDATLTENTRASYPIDFIPNASETGTGKHPKTIIMLTADAFGVLPPISRLSPEQAMYHFLSGYTARVAGTEKGVGAEPQATFSACFGAPFMPRQPTVYAELLREKIAKHKVDCWLVNTGWSGGVYGVGKRMAIGHTRAMVHAALDGRLAKAPMTTDPNFGMAVPESCPDVPDGVLNPRDTWADKQDYDTTARDLTQRFEKNFKQFEEHVDDKVKAASIRAA